One window of Schistocerca cancellata isolate TAMUIC-IGC-003103 chromosome 9, iqSchCanc2.1, whole genome shotgun sequence genomic DNA carries:
- the LOC126101620 gene encoding DNA-directed RNA polymerase II subunit RPB9 yields the protein MSRIPGYDTHDDGPGFVGIRFCQECNNMLYPKEDKENKVLLYACRNCDYKQVADSNCIYVNKIMHEIDELTHIVSDVISDPTLPRTEEHPCPKCNHREAVFFQAQTRRAEEEMRLYYVCTNTHCTHRWTE from the exons ATGTCCAGAATACCGGGGTACGATACTCATGATGATGGGCCAGGTTTCGTTGGAATCAGGTTCTGTCAGGAATG TAATAACATGTTGTACCCAAAAGAAGACAAGGAAAACAAAGTACTTTTGTACGCC tGCCGCAATTGTGATTACAAGCAAGTAGCAGATAGCAATTGcatttatgtcaacaaaattatgcACGAAATAGA TGAGTTAACGCATATTGTCTCAGATGTTATTTCTGACCCTACATTGCCACGAACTGAGGAACATCCCTGTCCGAAATGTAATCACAGAGAAGCTGTGTTTTTCCAGGCACAGACAAGGAGAGCTGAG GAGGAGATGAGACTTTACTATGTGTGTACAAATACTCATTGTACGCACAGATGGACAGAGTAA